One Coffea arabica cultivar ET-39 chromosome 5c, Coffea Arabica ET-39 HiFi, whole genome shotgun sequence DNA window includes the following coding sequences:
- the LOC113689693 gene encoding uncharacterized protein — protein MRSPIFSEDESSENSYWIDLGQSPIGSDKSSQLTKQKSDSPLRPSLFPARRNNEQLSLKVTSKYTESPIHDDKRLSFRKPEDHVLSFDAAVKPVSQDLDHVMGIPEEESLSETEPNLKKLGNYANGTNIREIQEENESSLESRIACSRWSCTSNGFGAKHRNSGLRHSKLEILSTSELCPERKESAIRRETEGEFRVLGRRERNGYTGGRFFGLEDGDRVAGMGCRVSFSLDDSQIVNPKSSFEPGEPSVNSLVDAESIHDGEYGDEQWNGREPEIFCRHLDHVNMLGLNRTTLRLRYLVNWLVISLLQLQFPSFDKGVKTSLVQI, from the coding sequence ATGAGGAGTCCAATTTTCAGTGAAGACGAGTCATCTGAGAACTCGTATTGGATTGATTTAGGTCAAAGTCCAATTGGGTCTGACAAATCTAGTCAATTAACCAAACAGAAATCAGACTCACCTCTGCGGCCCTCATTGTTTCCTGCCAGGAGAAACAATGAGCAACTTTCTCTGAAGGTTACGTCTAAATATACGGAGAGTCCAATACATGATGACAAGAGGTTAAGTTTCAGAAAGCCCGAAGATCATGTCTTATCTTTTGATGCTGCTGTGAAGCCGGTATCACAGGACCTGGACCATGTTATGGGAATCCCTGAAGAAGAATCCCTTTCAGAAACAGAGCCAAATTTGAAAAAGCTTGGAAACTATGCTAATGGCACAAATATCAGAGAGATTcaggaagaaaatgaaagttctCTGGAATCGAGGATAGCATGTTCTAGATGGAGCTGTACTTCAAATGGATTTGGGGCAAAGCACAGAAATTCAGGCTTACGGCATAGCAAACTTGAGATTTTGTCCACATCTGAGCTTTGcccagaaagaaaagaaagtgccATAAGAAGAGAGACAGAGGGTGAATTTAGGGTCTTGGGGAGGAGAGAAAGGAATGGATACACTGGAGGCAGATTTTTCGGACTGGAAGATGGTGACAGAGTTGCTGGCATGGGCTGTAGGGTATCGTTTAGCTTGGATGATAGCCAGATTGTAAATCCAAAGTCCTCTTTTGAACCAGGGGAACCTTCTGTGAACAGTTTGGTTGATGCTGAATCCATCCATGACGGTGAATATGGTGATGAGCAATGGAATGGAAGGGAGCCTGAGATTTTCTGCCGCCATCTTGACCATGTTAACATGTTAGGTCTTAACAGAACAACTCTCAGACTGAGGTATCTGGTTAACTGGTTGGTTATCTCGTTACTTCAGCTTCAGTTTCCCAGTTTTGACAAAGGTGTTAAAACATCCCTCGtgcaaatatga